ttgtatatttttgtttgtgattttattGTTTGTGACATTGTTGGACTCCAAAGCTTTTCTAAACTTCATAAAGACTATATGAAAGATTTAAcgaaattataaagaaaatggtTGAAAAATGTATCCCCAATCTGAGAGGGAGCAGGAATTGGACACAGGCATAGACGAGAATGTCTCCGAAGCTCGCTTCAAATCTCTTGCCATGGCTCATCGTACTAACATTTGCAACCTTCTATTTCTTCTCTACATTCCTCTCTCGCcatactttctcttcttctacAACCTCACAATCACTCGCAATCTCCAAATGCAATCTTTTCACCGGCCACTGGGTCTCGGATCCTGACCGCACCCCTCTCTACGACCAAACATGCCCTTTCCACCGTAACGCCTGGAACTGCCTCCGAAACGAGAGGCAAAATATGAGCTTCATCAACTCCTGGAAGTGGGTGCCCCGGAACTGCCACTTGAATCGGATCGACCCGTTTTGGTTTCTGGGTCGGATGAGGAACAGGAACATTGGGTTTGTTGGGGACTCCCTCAACGAGAATTTCTTGGCTTCTTTTCTTTGCATTCTCAGGGTCGCCGATGAGGGAGCCAAAAAGTGGAAAAAGAAGGGTGCTTGGAGGGGTGCCTATTTTCCCAATTTCAATGTCACCGTCGCTTATCACCGTGCCGTTTTGCTCTCCAGATACCAGTAATATTCTCATTAAccaatttttattgtattttttttttttggttcagATAATTGCAAATAGATATATACTACTTTGTTTTACATGAAGGGGCTATGTAACTCCTTGCCAGATAGTTTGTATGTGCATTTCACCTGAAAAGGTGGTGGCAAGTATGGTGCTTTATTCATGTTTAAAGCTTAATTTTGGATAGATGCTGTACAGAGTTAGCTTAGATCGTTAGAGATTGGTTGACGTACTGAAATTTGgattgaaattatatttgataGCAACCGGGCATTCTAGGTTGTATCGGATAAGCAAAAGGTTGATACTTATGTGCTGTTGATAGTTGGTATTTGGGTGTGTGCCGGTGGAATAAAGTTTGATAGGTGGTGGTTTGAAGGATGTTGAAACATCAAACTTGTTCTTGATTTAAAAGAGTAGCGTTTGAACTTTAAACTACAGGGTTGGTGATACTCTATCCGGGAGATGTATTTAATGACTAGAAATTCTTGTTGAGTTTGCAACATTGGACTTTTACATAACAATTAtaggagaaggagaaaaaaaaaaatagacttttccatatgttaaattttgtttctatttaagTCATGCTGTAGAAGTTcttcaaagtttatttttaaattatgcttAAActagttttctttcttctattagTGCGTTTGGAGAATTTTATCCAAACAATTCTCTATCCTACTTGTATGTTGCTGTTGGTTCATAGTTTTAGCTACATTTGTGAATTggatattttcattttgtagttATTTATCCTACACATACTGCAGCTCGTTTTATGGATTAGAAGAACCTATAGGTGTAGACTATAGCACTGTTTTAAGAATTGTTTATGATGATGCATTAGTACTTTAGAAACACAAATATAAACGCTGCAGCTGAACAATACATCTCAGAAatctaaacatatatattttatccaCTTATTGAAGATATACAACACTCCTGTTAAAGTTTCTGCATtgtatttgtattaaaaaaatcacttttctgTGGATCATACTAAATTAGTAATTCCTTTATGCATCCCTACCAAAACATGCATCATACTACAATATATGCATGAATCTGATAAAGATACATGAAAATTCTTACTCTTCACATTTCCTATTTTAGGATTTTAGAAGTAGATATGCTTTTATTTTGActgttaaaatatgtttatgaatattgcattgtttccttTTGCTTTGGTTTCAATATCACTAgtgtgtttaattttaattttaattttaataggGCGTGGGCAAGGACAAAAGGGAACTAAGTGTGAGTATATAGGGGCAGCCACCACTCCTAGAAAGTTAAAAAGCCTATAGCCTTTACTGTCAAAATAAAGTTTCGCCCACTTTAATATTTGGCTCTTGGTATCAAGTCCATTTGTCATTAGGTTGGGGCAAAACTTTGCTCCCCTTACATTTTTTTCTGGTTTTAGCTAGGCAATGATGATTAATGGAGTAAATGTTTCCTAAAACTGAACTTTATATAATTTGGGATTGAAGATCCGCATTCTACAAAGTCAACCAACTTGGTTTCCATCTTTTATCTTGTTTGGCTACGCTATTTGCAGTTTCAACTTTCAGCTTATTTCTCTgaaatatttcatcattttgtaattttcatcCACTAACTCTATCTTAGTTTTAAGTGGTTCCTGTTTTTTTGAGTTCTGATTGTCTTATTTTACTATGTTGCTTTGATGTCAATTTGAAAATGGAAACCTTATGAGCTCATTACTGATTAAACAAAGGTGGCAgccaaaacaaacaaaaggtGGGATGCAAGATGGATCAGAAGGCTTTTATCGAGTTGATGTTGATGTTCCTGCTGATGATTGGGCTAAAATTGCCGGATTCTATGATGTTCTGGTGTTTAATACTGGTCACTggtaattcttgttttcttgAATTCTGTAATTTCCGGATGATGCAATACCccttaaataaaattgaatttgactGCCTATATATGCTCTGTTTAAGAGTTGTTGAATGACTCAACTACTCACTCACAACGCATATACAGGAAGTAAACatgaatgaattaaataagtaataatattaatttgttaaaaaattgaaaagagcTCAAAGAGGATTTCTTGTGTTGcaacatattttttatgaaactgGTTTGggtctaattttttttagcttGCCTCTGTATTTTTATGAACTGTTCCAATGATTGAATGTACATAGTTACTTG
This genomic stretch from Vigna radiata var. radiata cultivar VC1973A chromosome 7, Vradiata_ver6, whole genome shotgun sequence harbors:
- the LOC106767148 gene encoding protein trichome birefringence-like 12, with translation MSPKLASNLLPWLIVLTFATFYFFSTFLSRHTFSSSTTSQSLAISKCNLFTGHWVSDPDRTPLYDQTCPFHRNAWNCLRNERQNMSFINSWKWVPRNCHLNRIDPFWFLGRMRNRNIGFVGDSLNENFLASFLCILRVADEGAKKWKKKGAWRGAYFPNFNVTVAYHRAVLLSRYQWQPKQTKGGMQDGSEGFYRVDVDVPADDWAKIAGFYDVLVFNTGHWWNNDKFPEEKPLVFYQAGQAIVPPLGMLDGLKVVLANMITYIQKEFPRNTLKFWRLQSPRHFYGGDWNQNGSCLFNRPLEENELDSWFEPRNNGVNREARLFNYVIEEALQGTDIHLLDLTHLSEFRADAHPAIWLGRKDAVAVWGQDCMHWCLPGVPDTWVDILSQLIHDGLEKS